TATTGGTGAAGACCTTTTTCCAGCCAAATCCCTTTTCCCCGCTCATGATGCGCTTGCCGTGAGTCCAGATAAAGGCCGTCTGCACGGTGATATACGCGCAGCTGTACAGCACCCATTCGCCGCCCAGCACATACCCCACCACCGGAATGATCAGGTTCGCCGCATTGGAGTAATAGGCCGAGCACACCTCCACCCCATCCATGTGCAGCAGCCTTTGGCAGGCCGCATTTACCGCCATCAGCAAAAGATGTGCCAGAAGTGCGGCTGCAAACGCCAGCAGCAGCCCCCGGAGCTTCTCTTTGCTGAAGCTCTCCTGAAAGGCGTTCAGGATGGAGCAGGGCATCACCAGATACAGCACCAGCTTGGAAACGACCTTGCTGTCCGCCTCGGACAAAAAGCGTATTTTCGCAATGATAAACCCCATGAGCAGCATAAAGAACAGTTCCGCGATCTGCCGGATCAGCAGCAGGCTCACTTCCATGGGCTTTCCCCCCTCTTGTTCCAGCCAAAAACAAGCCCCGCCTTGAAAGCGGGGCTCATCTCTCGTTTTTTTGCTTATTCCTTCACGCCGTAACGCTTGAGCAGCGCCTGGATCTTGGCGTTGGGGTCGATGATCGAGCCAACGCTCATATCGTGGTTGATGGCGGCCACAAAATAGGCAATATACTTGGACACATCCACCTCGTGGAACCACTCGCGGCTCAGCAGCTCGGGCGTGCGGTAGGTCAGGTTCGAGCCGTACACCCCGCTGATGATGCCGTCGGCATAGGCCTTGTCGAACTCGGCCAGGCCGCCGGTAAAGATCGCGTAGGTGGCGTTGCAGAAAATGCGTTTGGCACCGCGCTTTTTCAGTTCATACCCGATGTCCAGCATGCTCTCGCCCGAGGAGATGATGTCGTCGGCAATGAACACGTCCCGGCCCTCCACGCTCTCGCCCAGATACTCGTGGGCCACAATGGGGTTGCGGCCGTTCACCACGCGGCTGTAATCGCGCCGCTTGTAGAACATGCCCAGGTTCACGCCCAAAACGCTGGCGTAATACATGTTGCGGTTCATGGCTCCCTCGTCCGGGCTTATGACCATAAAGTCCTCCGGGTCGGGGCGGAAGTCGGGGATGCTCTTGAACATGGTCTTGAGCACCTGATAGGTGGGCATCACGTTGTCCATGCCCATCAGGGGCACCGCGTTGGACACGCG
This window of the Oscillospiraceae bacterium genome carries:
- a CDS encoding auxin efflux carrier translates to MEVSLLLIRQIAELFFMLLMGFIIAKIRFLSEADSKVVSKLVLYLVMPCSILNAFQESFSKEKLRGLLLAFAAALLAHLLLMAVNAACQRLLHMDGVEVCSAYYSNAANLIIPVVGYVLGGEWVLYSCAYITVQTAFIWTHGKRIMSGEKGFGWKKVFTNINLLVTAAGIVMFLGQLRMPALLRETVASVGQMVGPLSMIVTGILVGYMPLKEVFATRRVYLVSALRLLLYPLLFLAVLKCSGMAALTPDGDTILLVSFLATTAPSAAAIVQMAQVYGGDSAYASKINVMTTLLCILTMPLMVMLYQAW
- a CDS encoding phosphoribosylpyrophosphate synthetase, with the translated sequence MQQQPNNTEFFIEGNGVADMGLIATPGARELTALIDRHLVRWAKRKGMEKETFIIPSECPRFSSGDGKGLIKNTIRGDDLYIVVDVGNYSCKYTMFGHENCMSPDDHYQDLKRLIQAASGKAHRITVIMPLLYGSRQHRRAYRESLDCAYALQELQDMGVENIITFDAHDPRVSNAVPLMGMDNVMPTYQVLKTMFKSIPDFRPDPEDFMVISPDEGAMNRNMYYASVLGVNLGMFYKRRDYSRVVNGRNPIVAHEYLGESVEGRDVFIADDIISSGESMLDIGYELKKRGAKRIFCNATYAIFTGGLAEFDKAYADGIISGVYGSNLTYRTPELLSREWFHEVDVSKYIAYFVAAINHDMSVGSIIDPNAKIQALLKRYGVKE